The following proteins are co-located in the Telopea speciosissima isolate NSW1024214 ecotype Mountain lineage chromosome 9, Tspe_v1, whole genome shotgun sequence genome:
- the LOC122640125 gene encoding uncharacterized protein LOC122640125, which translates to MSGVSGLKVRVLVSSLITSWKLQLSWIHLMLFLFNLVTVNSMTASPYASQISYHDYCNSVVPESTPRGRGPEMFRGNFLMVQNGYYIGGDRILGQNSQSSFNFPKYVSFKTRNVYQTDAPGVLKVEGNLDFRGPNTYSYVGNSTFGRSLYGRLRHRTPRFPVRKSGANFRLQGFWSASTGRLCMVGSGMSYSKKKGEFLDLSAVFKLNYPENSTILTSLISGTLESLDKVDSLDYFEPISMLALSQSNYEYSLINKEIDNGCSSTNGDQQELSLGLQSSKGICSILRRPANAFELEYRGDCDAAATNCTPVDKSIGFLPGFMSFDGVRCSGNQKMRLSLVFSNFSYFGYNQPLDPKMTLVGEGAWDGEKNQFCVVACRILNFTDSLAGASVGDCSIRLNLRFPPVLSIRNRSSIVGQIWSNATANSSGYFDRVIFQAPEDASPSVPGLKYEYTMMGGLSKQCEIKAHKTKGEIYPDGYSYDMRFDMSVKNDLGQLAWGYATPLSVGDQFYEHSSRSLILVSDQEDTAATEVSTHNHSSVLNVSYQISFTIPPEFKFGRILPSTHTLIKISGEGIYNGETGNLCMVGCRSLDSKYKISAKNDSIDCEVFINVQFHPLDAKIGSHVKGTIKSTREKSDPLYFKSLEVSSNAIYRSQAEESLWRMDLEITMVLISNTFACVFIGLQLFYVKKHLDMVPFISLVMLIILTLGHMIPLLLNFEALFMADRNKQNVLLGTGGWLEVNEVIVRVVTMVAFLLQFRLLQQVWSTRWSDGCHKGLWTAEIKALYVTLPLYLLGGLIALFVHWKNNFNEAPMIRNSLVPNYQQHSLWGDMRSYAGLALDGFLLPQILFNLFLNSKEKALASSFYVGTTAVRLLPHAYDLYRSHKYGRYFDVSYIYASHGVDFYSTAWDVIIPCGGMLFAIIIYIQQRFGGRCILPLKFRESVLYEKVPVVSS; encoded by the coding sequence ATGTCTGGAGTGTCTGGActtaaggttagggttttggtttcttcattgatcaCCTCATGGAAGCTTCAACTTTCATGGATTCATCTCATGCTTTTCCTGTTCAACCTCGTTACAGTGAACTCCATGACTGCTTCTCCTTACGCTTCTCAAATCTCTTACCACGATTACTGCAATTCCGTCGTCCCTGAATCGACACCAAGGGGAAGGGGACCCGAAATGTTTCGTGGAAATTTTCTCATGGTACAGAACGGATATTACATCGGTGGCGATAGAATTCTTGGTCAGAATTCCCAATCTTCGTTCAATTTCCCTAAATATGTTTCTTTTAAAACCAGAAATGTATACCAAACCGATGCTCCTGGTGTTCTTAAGGTCGAGGGGAACTTGGACTTCCGAGGCCCCAATACATATTCTTATGTGGGTAATTCGACTTTTGGTAGATCTCTTTATGGCCGGCTACGGCATCGGACACCTCGGTTCCCTGTTCGGAAAAGCGGAGCGAATTTCAGGTTACAAGGGTTCTGGTCTGCATCGACGGGGAGGTTGTGTATGGTTGGATCTGGTATGAGttactccaaaaaaaaaggtgaatttCTTGACCTTTCGGCTGTTTTTAAGCTTAATTATCCCGAGAATTCGACCATTCTTACTTCTTTGATTAGTGGAACTTTGGAGAGCTTGGATAAGGTCGATAGTTTGGACTACTTTGAACCAATTTCCATGTTGGCCCTTTCTCAGAGCAATTACGAGTACTCGTTGATCAATAAAGAAATTGACAACGGGTGTTCGAGTACCAATGGTGATCAGCAAGAGTTATCGCTTGGTTTACAATCAAGTAAAGGTATCTGTTCGATTCTACGTAGGCCAGCTAATGCCTTTGAATTGGAGTACAGGGGTGATTGCGATGCAGCAGCTACGAATTGTACTCCTGTGGATAAGAGTATTGGGTTTTTGCCTGGCTTCATGTCCTTCGATGGAGTCCGATGTTCAGGTAACCAAAAGATGCGGCTGTCGTTGGTATTTTCTAACTTCAGCTATTTTGGGTATAACCAGCCTCTTGACCCCAAAATGACACTGGTTGGTGAGGGAGCGTGGGATGGAGAGAAGAACCAGTTTTGCGTTGTTGCTTGCCGAATCTTGAATTTTACAGATTCATTAGCTGGAGCTTCTGTCGGAGATTGCTCAATCAGGCTGAACTTGAGGTTCCCCCCAGTATTGTCAATCAGAAACAGGAGTTCTATTGTGGGACAAATTTGGAGCAATGCAACTGCGAATAGTTCTGGTTATTTTGATAGAGTTATATTCCAGGCTCCTGAGGATGCATCACCGTCAGTTCCAGGTCTCAAGTATGAGTATACCATGATGGGCGGACTAAGCAAGCAGTGCGAAATCAAGGCCCATAAAACCAAGGGAGAGATATACCCTGATGGGTATTCATATGACATGAGATTCGACATGTCTGTGAAAAATGATCTTGGGCAACTTGCATGGGGGTATGCAACTCCACTTTCTGTTGGTGATCAGTTTTATGAGCACTCCAGCCGCTCCCTCATTCTAGTATCTGACCAAGAAGATACTGCTGCAACTGAAGTGAGTACTCACAACCACAGCAGTGTGCTGAATGTCAGCTATCAGATAAGCTTCACGATTCCACCTGAATTCAAATTTGGTAGGATTCTTCCAAGTACACATACACTCATAAAAATTTCAGGTGAAGGGATCTACAATGGTGAAACTGGAAACCTATGCATGGTGGGTTGTCGGTCTTTGGACTCAAAGTATAAGATATCTGCTAAAAATGATTCCATTGACTGTGAGGTTTTCATTAATGTCCAGTTCCATCCTCTGGATGCAAAGATTGGAAGTCATGTCAAAGGAACTATCAAAAGCACCCGGGAGAAGTCTGACCCTCTTTACTTCAAATCTTTAGAGGTTTCCTCAAATGCTATTTATCGCTCTCAAGCAGAAGAATCTCTCTGGAGGATGGATCTGGAGATCACCATGGTTCTGATCTCTAACACGTTTGCCTGCGTCTTCATTGGGTTGCAGCTTTTCTATGTGAAAAAACATCTGGATATGGTTCCGTTCATCTCACTGGTCATGCTTATCATACTTACTTTAGGGCACATGATCCCTCTACTGCTGAACTTTGAAGCATTGTTCATGGCGGACCGTAACAAGCAGAATGTTTTGCTAGGGACTGGTGGATGGCTTGAAGTTAATGAAGTTATTGTAAGAGTAGTTACAATGGTAGCTTTTCTATTGCAGTTCCGTCTTCTCCAACAGGTTTGGTCAACAAGATGGAGTGATGGATGTCATAAGGGCTTGTGGACTGCTGAGATTAAAGCTCTCTATGTGACTCTGCCATTGTATCTACTTGGTGGGTTGATTGCTTTATTTGTGCACTGGAAGAACAATTTTAATGAGGCCCCTATGATTCGTAACTCTCTTGTGCCTAATTATCAGCAGCATTCCCTTTGGGGAGACATGAGATCTTATGCTGGTTTGGCCCTGGATGGTTTTCTGCTCCCTCAGATCCTGTTCAACTTATTCTTGAACTCCAAAGAGAAGGCTCTCGCCTCATCATTTTATGTTGGAACGACTGCTGTCCGTTTGCTGCCACATGCATATGATCTTTATAGATCCCACAAATATGGTCGTTACTTTGATGTATCATACATCTATGCTAGTCATGGTGTGGATTTTTACTCCACAGCTTGGGACGTTATTATCCCTTGTGGAGGTATGTTGTTTGCCATCATCATCTACATACAACAGCGGTTTGGTGGTCGTTGCATCCTTCCCTTGAAATTTAGAGAATCTGTTTTGTATGAGAAGGTTCCTGTAGTTAGCAGCTAG